cacagattttctcATCCTTATCGTGTcaaattaattatcattatcagtgcaatgaaattaataatatattgaagtAATATAAGaacacaattttaattaaatccGAAGGCAAgttaataagaaaaaaatgacaatgctgtggctgCATCTCTAAATGGAGATacgaaataaaataagcaaaaagctaaagcAAGACgaaaaagtaaaacagccagagaAATATATAGCAtcattttaattgaatattCTGTTCGAATCATTGTCACTCTGTATGGATGACAATACCACCACAATATAGTTgtagaaaaatatatacttatattataaacattaaaacaatatttaacatATCAATATCCGAACAATCATTAATAAATgagatacaaaaacaaattaaattaatttaatattctagtATCGAGTCGTTAGGGAGTTGCGAATCATACGAAGTGTCATTAAGATTGATGGGTAATGAACTGTAATATCTCTTTCTATTATCATGATGAAAAACCTGACTTACAAAATTGTCAACAAAACCTAGTATATCCATGTATTCAaggattattataatttaattacataataCCTCAGTAGTTATATTGATTATATTGATGTTCAATGCTATGCTAATAAATTCAGTTTTTATACTTAGAATGTTAGCTATTACACAAAATGTACAATCGCATCGCACAAATAAGACAGCGTATTAATTAAAATAGACATGCCTAGAAACGGCATAGTTAGAAGACTCGTcgtaataaatacaaaaataatataattatgctaCCCGTCTCCACATCGGGTTCCCTGCATAGAAAACCAATCGATAATAATCGCTTAATATTAGCGCAAGCACCTTtaggaaataaatgtttttttattttaaaattcatttataaaataaatggcAAGCGTTTATATAACATCACATCAACTATTTCTAAACTCTTTCTTGCATAATATTACAAAGTGTGTCTGCTGAAAACTGTCCGCCTTCCTCTTTGTAATAATCAATGGAAGAATTAGGCAAAGGCACGGACAAAACTATTATGATCGGGAGACTTGTCTTCAGGAGGACGGGATCTTTGGATTGTTACAAAGTGAAGAAAAACCAGCAAAAGTGTTTTCATTGCCTTATACGTGCTGTGCTATATATTTTCGAATAGTTTAAGAGTTTTTTTCCATCACAGTAAATTGTCACAATTTACATACCTTGAATTTCTTCAATGCACGCAATATACACTTTCTAATGTCATCTTTACGAAATGAATATATAATTGGATTGAGAGCACAATTACACGACGCTGTGAGTGAGAGTATGGTACTGAAAGCTGCGATGCTGTCAAGAGACAGAGGAACACAGAAGCATATAAGGTTGTGATAGGCGACAAGAGGCGTGAAACAGACAGCAAATCCACATACGATGAAACTTGTAGTTTTAGCGGCTCTTAATTCTGTTCGGCGGGCACTGCTAACAGCCTTACTAGTCATCGACAGTGATATCCTCCTTGCGATCATAAATATCTTCATATGTACGACGGTAACAATCACGATCATTCCATATACCGTTATCACAGGAAAGAGAAAATTTAATCGAATATCTTGAATGTTTGATTTTGGACATGTATACAATAGCGTATCCGGTATAGTGTATTCGAACACTACCAGCAGAAGTCCAACTATCCATGTACACGCAATTAACTTGAAGGAAGTCGATGTAGTCATTTTTTTAACGTAACGAAACGGTTTTAAAATGGCAAACAATCGGTCTAGGCTTATTAGTAAAATGTTAGCAACAGATACCAATATTGTGAAAACACCA
This region of Antedon mediterranea chromosome 8, ecAntMedi1.1, whole genome shotgun sequence genomic DNA includes:
- the LOC140056715 gene encoding trace amine-associated receptor 7d-like; the protein is MNSSALEDDFWQVNYLIFLKVTNMNYLILYFIWPVTGLLAALGNGFVMFVIYRYNRLHHPRFYFLFNLACADFISGITLVLLSVTRALNRETYTVVLYSVGVFTILVSVANILLISLDRLFAILKPFRYVKKMTTSTSFKLIACTWIVGLLLVVFEYTIPDTLLYTCPKSNIQDIRLNFLFPVITVYGMIVIVTVVHMKIFMIARRISLSMTSKAVSSARRTELRAAKTTSFIVCGFAVCFTPLVAYHNLICFCVPLSLDSIAAFSTILSLTASCNCALNPIIYSFRKDDIRKCILRALKKFKVCKL